Proteins encoded by one window of uncultured Celeribacter sp.:
- a CDS encoding DUF6314 family protein: MIRLQDFAGLWSMAREIEDLRAGAFSELTGTCRFVAEEGGGLQQHEQGLLHLPGRQTPLQAERRYIWRSTAPHEVARDISVFFDDGRFFHSFDPNTSKPKAAHACAPDAYEVQYDFSDWPVWQADWRVTGPRKDYLSRSVFRPAQGG; encoded by the coding sequence ATGATCCGATTGCAAGATTTTGCCGGGCTTTGGTCCATGGCACGCGAGATCGAGGATTTGCGCGCGGGGGCCTTTTCGGAGCTCACCGGAACCTGTCGCTTTGTTGCGGAAGAAGGTGGCGGGTTGCAGCAGCACGAGCAGGGGCTTTTGCATTTGCCCGGTCGTCAGACGCCCTTGCAGGCGGAGCGCCGGTACATCTGGCGCAGCACGGCGCCCCATGAGGTGGCGAGGGACATCTCGGTGTTTTTCGACGATGGGCGATTTTTCCACAGCTTCGATCCGAATACGTCCAAGCCCAAAGCCGCGCATGCCTGTGCGCCCGATGCCTATGAGGTGCAGTACGATTTTTCCGACTGGCCGGTTTGGCAGGCTGATTGGCGGGTCACAGGCCCACGCAAGGACTACCTGTCGCGCAGTGTGTTCCGGCCTGCGCAAGGCGGTTGA
- the tig gene encoding trigger factor, translated as MQVTETLNEGLKRGYQITITAAELDEKVNTKLKEAQPEVEMKGFRKGKVPMALLKKQFGQRVLGEAMQETVDGAMNDHFEASGDKPAMQPNVTMEGGEEWKEGDDVVVTMTYEALPQIPEADLSTVTLEKLVVKAGEDEIEDALKNLAATAQNFEDKDGEAADGDQVVIDFLGKVDGEAFDGGAAEDYPLVLGSGSFIPGFEEQLVGLKAGDEKNVEVKFPEEYGAENLAGKDAVFECKVKAVKAPADSAIDDELAKKFGAEDLASLKGQIAERLEAEYAGAARAVMKRGLLDQLDAVVSFDLPPSLVEAEAKQIAHQLWHEENPDVHGHDHPEIEVSDEHNTLAERRVRLGLLLADIGQKQEIQVTDAEFTQAVMTQARQYPGQERQFFEFVQQNPQMRQQIQAPLFEDKVVDYIAENAQLTEKEVSKEELEKAVESLDDE; from the coding sequence ATGCAGGTCACCGAGACCCTGAACGAAGGTCTGAAGCGCGGCTATCAGATCACCATCACCGCCGCTGAGCTTGACGAGAAAGTCAACACCAAGCTCAAGGAAGCCCAGCCCGAAGTCGAGATGAAGGGTTTCCGCAAAGGCAAAGTGCCGATGGCGCTCCTGAAAAAGCAATTCGGCCAGCGTGTCCTTGGCGAAGCCATGCAGGAAACTGTCGATGGCGCAATGAACGATCACTTCGAAGCCTCTGGCGACAAACCGGCGATGCAGCCGAATGTCACCATGGAAGGCGGCGAAGAGTGGAAAGAGGGCGACGATGTCGTCGTCACCATGACCTACGAAGCCCTGCCGCAGATCCCGGAAGCCGATCTCTCCACCGTGACGCTCGAGAAACTCGTCGTCAAAGCGGGCGAAGACGAGATCGAAGACGCTCTGAAAAATCTGGCTGCCACCGCGCAGAACTTTGAAGACAAAGACGGCGAAGCGGCCGATGGCGACCAGGTCGTGATCGACTTCCTCGGCAAGGTCGACGGCGAAGCCTTCGACGGCGGTGCGGCCGAAGATTACCCGCTGGTGCTGGGTTCCGGTTCTTTCATCCCGGGCTTCGAAGAGCAGCTCGTGGGTCTGAAAGCCGGTGACGAGAAAAACGTCGAAGTGAAATTCCCTGAGGAATACGGCGCAGAGAACCTGGCCGGCAAAGACGCCGTGTTCGAGTGCAAAGTCAAAGCGGTCAAAGCCCCGGCGGACTCCGCCATCGACGACGAGCTTGCCAAGAAATTCGGCGCCGAAGACCTCGCCTCCCTGAAAGGTCAGATCGCGGAACGTCTCGAAGCCGAATACGCCGGTGCTGCCCGCGCTGTGATGAAGCGTGGCCTGCTGGACCAGCTCGACGCTGTCGTGTCCTTCGACCTGCCGCCGTCCCTGGTGGAAGCCGAAGCGAAACAGATCGCGCACCAGCTGTGGCACGAGGAAAACCCGGACGTGCACGGTCACGATCACCCGGAAATCGAGGTAAGCGATGAGCACAACACGCTGGCCGAACGCCGCGTGCGCCTTGGCCTCCTGCTGGCCGACATCGGTCAGAAACAAGAGATCCAAGTGACCGACGCCGAGTTCACCCAAGCGGTTATGACGCAGGCGCGTCAATACCCGGGCCAAGAGCGCCAGTTCTTTGAATTCGTTCAGCAAAACCCGCAGATGCGTCAGCAGATTCAGGCCCCGCTGTTCGAAGACAAAGTGGTCGATTATATCGCCGAGAACGCTCAGCTGACCGAGAAAGAAGTCTCGAAAGAAGAGCTGGAAAAAGCCGTCGAGAGCCTCGACGACGAATAA